In Boudabousia tangfeifanii, the DNA window GGCGCAAGATGGTGTTCAGAGCGTCAACAAATGGAACCATAGCAGCGATGGCTCGGAAGGTTTGTGGCGCAAGGTTAGCGACGGCACCCATGAGGAGTCCACCGGCTGACCCGCCGAGGGCGGCGAGGCGGTTTGCGGCGACTTGCCCGGAGGTGATCAGGTGTTGGGCACAGGCAATGAAGTCGGTGAAGGTGTTGCGCTTGAATTCCATGCGACCGTGTTCGTACCAAGCTCGTCCTTGTTCGCCGCCGCCGCGTGGGTGGGCGATGGCGTAGGTGACGCCGCGGTCTAGCAGCGATTGGATGTGGCTGGAGAAGGTGGGGTCGATGCTGATTTCGTAGGAGCCGTAGCCGTAGATGACGCCGGCGCCGGGTGCTTGTTGGTCGAGGTCGACGCGACGGATGACGGTGAGTGGGATTTTGGTGCCGTCTTCGGCGGTGGCCCACTGTCGTTCTTCGAGGTAGTCGTCGGGGTTGAAACCTGGGGTTTCGGTGGTTTTGCGCACCATGATGTTTTTGGCGTCGGTGGGATCAATTTCGAGGATGGTGGGCGCAGTTTTTAGGCTGGTGACGGCGTAGCGTAGGAGCGGGTTCCACCACCATCCGCCTGGTTGTGGGTAGACGGTCAGGGGGGCATCCTCGGCTACTCCTGGTGCGGTGAGTTGGCCTTCGACTACCCATTTGTGTTCTGGGTCGGGTAGCAGGTAGAGGCCGGCGGCACTGGCGTTGGAGCGTAGTTCTAGGGTGGCGTGGGTGGCGCAGGCGCTAATGGAGAGGAAGCGTTGACCTTCTACTGGTTTTAGTAGGCTTTGCCAGGCGCTGGGGCTGCCGGTGACGCCGGGTGCTGGGAGTGGGGCCCAGGCAAGTTCGCCTTCAATTTCGTTGAGGTTGTGGACGATTAGCAGGTGATCTCCGGCTGGTTCGACTTGGTATTCGACTCCTTTGTGTCGTCCTGCTACAGAGGTGGGCCTAGCTGGGGCGGTGCCACCTTGGGCGTGGGCGTCGATTAGCCAGGTTTCGCTGGTGTTGGTAGCTCCGGCGACCATTATGATCCAGTTGCCGTCACGGGAGGCTTCGATGCCGACGTTGAAGGTTTCGTCGTCTTCTTGGTAGATGAGTTCGTCGGTTTCGGCGGGCTGGCCGAGGCGGTGTAGCCAGACTTGGTGTGAGCGCCAGGCTTCGTCGGCGCGAACGTAGTAGAGGCAGTTTGAGGAGGCGGACCAGGCGACGCCGTAGACTACGTTTTCGATTTGGTCGACGATTTGTCCACTGACGGTGTCGAGCACGTATTGGGTAAAGCGTTCGTCGCCGGAGTGGTCGACGGCGTAGGTGTAGTAGCGGGCGTCGGGGGAAATTTCGTGGTTGGTGGTGCTGGTGAAGCTTTCCCCTTGGGCGAGGGCGTTGACGTCTACTAGTAGGTGGGCTTGAGTCCCGTCAGGCAACTCTGTGGGGTTGTCTGGGTTGACCTTTGGGGGCTCTTGGTAGTAGTTTTCTTGGTCCGCTGGGGTGCGCAGGTAGATGGGGTAGTCTTTGCCGGTTTGGACGACGGCGTAGTACCACCAGTTTCCGATTCGGGTGGGTACTGAGGTGTCGTCTAGCTTGGTGTGTGCCCGGTATTCGTCAACGAGGGTGTCTTGCAGGGTTTTGGTGGCAGCGAGGTTTTGTTCGGTCCACTGGTTTTCTGCTTCGATCAGGGAGATGACTTCGGGGTTTTCTTTGTCTCTGAGCCATTCCCACGGGTCAACGAAGGCGTGACCGTGGTGGGTGCGGTTTTCTGGTCGTTTTTCCGCTACAGGCGGCTGTGACATTGGGGTGCGCGAGTCATTTTCCATACCCTCAGTCTAGCGCGGTTGGGGCTGTCTGGATTGTTGGGCGCTGCCCTGTTCACCGCTAGCTAGAGGCTAGCTAGCGGTGTTTGGCGTCTATTGGTTTGCGCCGAGGTCGTCTGGGATTCCAGGCCGCTTTGGTGGGGCGGGAACGCTGAAGGTACGCACGTATGGTGGCGGGGTGTTGCTACTTGGTTGGGTACTTTCAGTTTCTTCGACTGGCTGGCTGTCTGCACTTTGCTCTGGGTTGCGGTTGATCCCGTAGGCGTTGGCGGCACTTGGGGCGCTTTCGCTGGCCGAGGTCGTTTCCCCGGTGGTTTGAGCGGTGGTGCTAGCCGATGGCATTGAGAGGCCGGTTGGCCAGGCGGTGCGCACGCGTGACGCTGCTTCTGGTGCTGGCGCTGCTGGCGTGGGTTCTGGTGCCGTTGGCGCTGCTGGTGCTTCGCTTTGAGCTGGCATTGCCGAGGTTGCGGCTGGTGCTTGGCTGTCGCTTGATGCACTGCTGGTGCGTGGCTGGGCTAGTTCGGCGCCGGTGGTTGGCTCGTAGCTGGCAGCGGCGGCGAATGGCGAGGGGCCACTGCCGTAGCGGGACGAGAAGGTGCCGACTGAGCCGTAGCGGTTGTAGCTGCGTGGTGCCGTTGGGCTGCTGGCAGTGGTTTCTGCTCGACCTTGGCCCGTGGTTGGGGTTGGGGTAGCAGGGGTTTCTGCTGCTGGTTGCGAGCTGGCTACGCTTGGGGTTGCTGGTGCGCTTTCGGTGGTGGCAGCGGCCTCGGCTTGTGCTTGGACGGCTGCTTCGGCCTCGGCGGCAGCTTTTTGAGCTTGGCGTACGTGCCATGGCACGTAGGTGTATTCGGGTAGCTCGGTGTCCGCAAATGGGTTTGCTGGCTTGGGCTCTGGCTTTGGTTCCGGCTGGGCTGGGGTCATGCTTTGGGCAATGGGGTGCCGTTGACGCCATGATCCGAGTGGGCTTTCTGCCGGGATGTCACTGCTGTAGCCCGAGTAGCTGGTGGCGGCAGGTGCAGCTGGGGTGGTCGCGGCTGGGGTTGCTTGTGGGGCAGCAGTTGGGGTTGCCGACTGTCTGCCATGGGTTGCATTAGCCCCGGTTTCACGAGTGTCTGCTTCGCGTGGTTTAGCGCTTTGGTTTTCGGATTCACCGAGTAGATCCACCATGTGGGTCGAGGTGTTGACCTTTTCAATGGAGTCTGTGCGGGTGCCTTCTGCTTCGAGGTACTGTGCTTCGGCTTCGTCGAGGGCGGATTCTTGCATTGCCGAGTGGTAACGCGAGATTGCCTGGGTAGCGGCGACGAAGCGCGAGTATGCGGTGTCCTCGGTTGGCTTGGAGGTTGGGATCGGGGCTGGATCGTCAGTGCGCTTAGCAGCGGAGGCAACTCCTAAACCGCTAGCTGCCACTGCGGCGGCGGTGCCTTCTTCTG includes these proteins:
- a CDS encoding S9 family peptidase, producing MENDSRTPMSQPPVAEKRPENRTHHGHAFVDPWEWLRDKENPEVISLIEAENQWTEQNLAATKTLQDTLVDEYRAHTKLDDTSVPTRIGNWWYYAVVQTGKDYPIYLRTPADQENYYQEPPKVNPDNPTELPDGTQAHLLVDVNALAQGESFTSTTNHEISPDARYYTYAVDHSGDERFTQYVLDTVSGQIVDQIENVVYGVAWSASSNCLYYVRADEAWRSHQVWLHRLGQPAETDELIYQEDDETFNVGIEASRDGNWIIMVAGATNTSETWLIDAHAQGGTAPARPTSVAGRHKGVEYQVEPAGDHLLIVHNLNEIEGELAWAPLPAPGVTGSPSAWQSLLKPVEGQRFLSISACATHATLELRSNASAAGLYLLPDPEHKWVVEGQLTAPGVAEDAPLTVYPQPGGWWWNPLLRYAVTSLKTAPTILEIDPTDAKNIMVRKTTETPGFNPDDYLEERQWATAEDGTKIPLTVIRRVDLDQQAPGAGVIYGYGSYEISIDPTFSSHIQSLLDRGVTYAIAHPRGGGEQGRAWYEHGRMEFKRNTFTDFIACAQHLITSGQVAANRLAALGGSAGGLLMGAVANLAPQTFRAIAAMVPFVDALNTILRPELPLTVGEWDEWGNPLENADVYQYMRSYSPYENVAEGVQYPAILATTSLNDTRVFYVEPLKWIQRLREATTNNPTERPLLYHCEMVAGHAGKSGREGRWEEYAQVFSFLLGQIEATELTVTPNEN